Below is a genomic region from Pectobacterium polaris.
CGCAGGCTGCTAAAAAACACGTGAAGAAAGCCAAACCAGCTCCTGCACAGAAAGCGCAGGCTGCCAAGAAACACGTGAAGAAAGCGAAAACGGCAAAACCAGCGACCACTACGCCAGCAGCGTAATCGGTAAGCACCACGCCTTCCCTACGGGGAAGGCGTCACTTTCGGTTAGCCCTATTTGAAATCTATCGCTAAGAGCTTGCCGTAGAACAATAATCAAACACCCGGTTTACCGGGTGTTTATTTCATGGGGGGACGGGAGAATGATGCGACGTTACTCATTTGAAATTATGTTATCCCTCGTTCTGCTCTGTGGCATTGTCACCCTGAGTTTTTTCCTCTAGTTGCAGGGGCTGCATCACGCCGTGATTAATCGCACCGCTATTAATCATGAGGTTATTGAACGTCCAAAACAGTAAACGTCAAAAATGCAGACCGCTCGCCAAATAAAGATTGTAGAGCAGTAAAGTTTTATCACTCAGCGCCGTTTATATCATTACACTCCGGGCAATACCGAGAACTGTATAATGAAAAGAACCCTGCAAATATCTGCCCTATTGCTGAGCACGCTGGCTGCAACATCGTATGCCTTCGCCTCTTCCTCTTCATCGTCCGGTATCATCCGCTTTTCGGGTGCCATCGTCGAACCGGTCTGTGATGTGACAACACGCTCAAATAATGTGACCGTCAGCTGTGAACGACAAGGTGAAATACAAACGCTACACATGAAAAACAGCTCGCAACACGCTGTTTTGCCGCAAGGCATCGGCTCGGTGAGTTCGAAAATGTTAAGTTCAGATGCGCGTGTCGTGATCGTCAGCTACGAATAAAACAGGTGTCATTCGCTGTACTGTTGATGTAAAAACGCGACGCCACTTCAGATCGTGGCGTCACGTTTTGAGCATAGGGGTATTATGATGAAATAAGCGCAATGATGTTATCCGACGCCTTTTACACTCGATAACATTTTAATTTTCAGTCCCTCACCAACAAATACATCTATAGTTAATTCAACGCGCTATATTTAGCGCCTCAAGATGGTTTCTCTCATAAGGTTTATTCACTGCATGCGCATATCAGCCTGGTTGTTATGTTCATTATCATTTATCGCCCCGCTCAGTTGGGCAGAATCCTCACCGACGGATACCGCCGCGCAGAAGCAGCAACAAATCTTATTTTTTAACCATGACGATCGAGATGTCGTTCCCGACACGGCGATCTGGCCGTGGCAAGCGATTGGGCAGTTGGAAACCGCCAGTGGTAACCTCTGTACCGCAACGCTGATTTCCCCGCATCTGGCGCTGACAGCCGGGCACTGCGTAGTCACGCCACCGAAAGGTGAGATAGATAAACCCGTCGCGCTGCGCTTTCTGGCGACAGAAAATGGCTGGCGGTATGAAACAACGGAAATTGAAGTGCTGGCGAATAACACGCTCGCCAAAAAACTGAAAGCCGACGGCGAGGGGTGGATCGTTCCGCCTTCAGCTGCACCGCTGGATTATGCGCTGATTCGGCTAAAGCAAACGCCACCGGACATTCGTCCGCTCCCGCTCTGGCAAGGCAGCCGGCAGGAATTGATGCAGGCTTTGAAGGACAACGGTCAGCGCGTCACGCAGGCCGGTTATCCAGAGGATCATCAGGAAACGCTTTATCGCCATCAAAACTGTTTGATCACCGGCTGGGTTCACACCGCCGTTATATCGCACCAGTGCGACACGCTGCCTGGCGATAGCGGCTCCCCGCTGATGCTGAATTCAGCAGCAGGCTGGGTGCTCATGGGCATCCAAAGTTCCGCGCCCGATGCCAGTGAACGCGATAGAGCCGATAATCGCGCCGTTTCCGTTACCGCCATTCGTCAGCAGTTAGAAACGTTGGCAAAACAGCAGGCAACAAAGTAACGCTAACGCCCCACAGAACCTCACCGTCAGGCGGAAATCATTATTCGGGATACCGCCTGGCAACATCGTTTTCCGCCAATTTCATGGTATAAAAAAATATCTGTTCTATTCTTATCAGAGAGATAGGTTAATCATCCATATTGTCACCCTACAATGGGTATAACAATTATCAGGATGCTATTTTTATCTTATGGAAGCGACCGTTTTTTATAATTGGATTCCCCCTTTATTTGCAGAGTACTTTCTCAGCCAGACCGCTTACCTCTACTTGTAACTTACGGAGAAATATCATAAATCCATACAGCACACTGAAAACCGAAAACATGATTTAAGACAAAAAAACGTCTGAACCTTAACGGAAAGATAAAGGCGATATAATAAGTTACCTCAATTTTTAGCCTCTATGTTATTGTGTCGCCGTTAAATTAAATTGATGTTGTCGCGATTATTATTGCGGAAAGGAAGAGTCTACATGTTAAAACATTTGAGCCATGACGAAAAAAAACGCATGCAGACTCTCGACGAATTACAGAAAACCGATACATCTCAAGACGATATTCTTCACAAACTCACGAAATTAGCCTGCCAACTCCTTGAAACCCCGACGGCTCTCGTGACGCTAACCGGTTCCAAATCTCTGCATGTTAAAGCGAAAACCCATTTTCCTTTGGATGATATGGATAAAATCGGTTCCTTCGATCATTTTACCGTACAAACGGGTCAATCCTTTATCTGCCCCGATGCCACTCAGGACGACCGTTTTAAAGACAGCCCTTACGTAACCAGCGAACCTTTTATCCGTTTTTACGCGGGTGTACCGCTGAAAACCAAAGACGGCTATTCCATCGGTACGTTCAGCGTCATCGATTATATCCCACGCACCTTCAGCAAGGTCCAACTGCGGCTCCTGCATGATTTAGCGACCATTGCGATGGTGCTAATGGAATACCGCAACGCGATTGGGCTGATTGATGCCGTCACGCTGTTGCCCAATCGCCAGCGCCTGATTGACGACATTAGCCACATTACCGACATTCACGAGCCCTACCTGCTTATTCTGATTGATACCATCGACATTTCTTACGCCTATGAAATGGGGTGTGCGCTGGGTATGCCGACCGTAGAAGGCCTGCTGAAAGATATCGGGGTCTTTTTACGTCTTAGCTTAAATTCATCAGACAATTTGTACTCTGCCGCCGTAGGCCGTTTCGCGCTACTGGTGAAGGCCGATAGGAAAGATCAAGTTCTGGCGGAACTCGACGCCTGTGCTGAGCGGATCCATGAAAGTATCGCCAGCCATATTCCGCTCAAACTGGAACTTTTTGTTGGCTACACCGAATTCCAGATTCCGGCCAAAGAGCCGCAGCAAATCTTGCGTGAGTCAATGAGCGCACTGCGCACTGCCATCACCAAGAATATTCGCCAGTTTGCCTACGACCCAGAGGCCGATAAAGCGCAGCAAATCGCCTTTACCTTGCTCAATGAGCTAGCCGATGTGCTACAGAACAAGAAGCCGGGTCTCTATTTGGTTTATCAGCCGAAATTAAGTATCAAGACCAACACTGTGATTGGTGCCGAAGCGCTGATTCGCTGGCGACACCCTGAATTAGGTGAGATTTATCCCGACCAGTTTATTCCGCTCGCGGAAGGTACTACGCTGATGCGTCCGTTAACGGACTGGGTCACCCGAGAAGCGGCATGTCAGGTGAAGCAGTGGCGTCAGGAGGGACTAACGTTCCCCGTATCGATTAACGTTTCTGCCCGAAATTTTTCCGAGAATGACTTTATCCCACGTCTCATCACCATTCTGGAAAATCACGGTCTTACCCCTCAGGACATTGACATCGAGTGTGTCGAGACGCAGGACATTATCGGAAGCACCGAAACGCTCGCCACCATCCAAACGCTGCAACAGCTCGGATTTACTATCGCGCTTGATGATTTCGGTACGGGATATAGCAACTTAAGCTATTTGCGCAATATTCCCTCTACGGTGATAAAGCTGGATAAATCGCTGATTAAAGATATAAAAACTGACCGCAAAAGCCGTGTCATTGTGCAATCCATTATCAGCATGCTGCACAAACTGAATTACATTGTGCTAGCGGAAGGGGTAGAAAATAAAGAAACGCTCGAACATCTGGCTCGTTTCGGGTGTGATGAAGTACAGGGTTACTATTTCTCCCGACCTATCCCACCCGACGCTTTTACCGCCTGGTTAGCGGCGCGCTCGTCACAAACATCTGCATAACAATCCCGTCAGGTAGGTTATTCAACCAACGGTACGGAGAACGCCTATGACTCTTCTTACTCAGCAGGATACGCTCGCCATCAGACAGGCCATAGCGCTGCTGGAAGCCCCTTCTTTTACCATACAGGCAGCGAATCTGGTTGGAAAACCGATTGAATGGAGTCTGTCGAAGCTACCCGCCCTAGTGAAAAACAAAATACAGGATGTGGTTCATTCCGCGCTCTACAAAGCGGTAGACGCCGCACTCTATACGTTGGACGATGATCCTGCTCGCGTAGCATCACCAAAAACACACAAGCTGGCCGTCGCCGCTTCCGGTGCAGTCAGCGGTTTTTTTGGCGCAGCGGGTCTGCTAGTTGAACTGCCTATCAGCACCACCATCATGATGCGTTCCGTGGCGAAGGTTTCTCCCTCACTGATTTTTCCGTCAAAGCTGCCTGTGTAGAAGTTTTCGCGCTCGGCGGGACACAAGAAAGCGACGACGCTGCCGATTCTGCCTATTACACGTCACGCGCCGTTCTGGCCGATATCACCCGACATGCCAGCCGCGAATTAATCGGCATTGCTGGCAAGAAAAGCGCAGGGAAAGCGTCTGCTCGAATGAGCACCTCACAGGCAGGAAAAACGCTGGCAAAATTGATTGATGCGGTCGCCACCAGACTGGGCGTAACCATGACGGAAAAAATGGCCGCACAGATTGTTCCGGTGATTGGTGCCGCCAGCGGTGCGGCCATTAATACGCTGTTTATTCACCACTACCAAAACATGGCGAAAGGTCATTTCATCATAAAACGTCTGGAACAGCAGTATGGTGAAGAAGCCATCAGGTCGGCTTACCTTGAGATCAAAAAGCAGCCCTTGCCGACCTGATGTGATACCGAGAAAATTATCCTTCCACCTGCTCCATCGCCTGCAATACGCGCTTATCCGAGATCGGGAACGGCGTTCCTAGCTGCTGAGCAAAGTAGCTGACGCGCAGCTCTTCAAGCATCCAGCGCACCGCTTTCACATCGTCGTCGTCACGTCGCTCCGCAGGCAACTTATTCCACCACTGTTGCCACGCCTGTTGAACGTGCTCCACTTTCAGCATCTGCGCTCGATCACGGTGAACATCCTGCGCCAGTTTCTCCAGACGGCGCTCTATCGCTTGCAGATAACGCAGTACGTCCGGCAGGCGCTGCCAGCCGTTTGCGGTCACAAAACCAC
It encodes:
- a CDS encoding trypsin-like serine peptidase, which produces MRISAWLLCSLSFIAPLSWAESSPTDTAAQKQQQILFFNHDDRDVVPDTAIWPWQAIGQLETASGNLCTATLISPHLALTAGHCVVTPPKGEIDKPVALRFLATENGWRYETTEIEVLANNTLAKKLKADGEGWIVPPSAAPLDYALIRLKQTPPDIRPLPLWQGSRQELMQALKDNGQRVTQAGYPEDHQETLYRHQNCLITGWVHTAVISHQCDTLPGDSGSPLMLNSAAGWVLMGIQSSAPDASERDRADNRAVSVTAIRQQLETLAKQQATK
- a CDS encoding sensor domain-containing phosphodiesterase translates to MLKHLSHDEKKRMQTLDELQKTDTSQDDILHKLTKLACQLLETPTALVTLTGSKSLHVKAKTHFPLDDMDKIGSFDHFTVQTGQSFICPDATQDDRFKDSPYVTSEPFIRFYAGVPLKTKDGYSIGTFSVIDYIPRTFSKVQLRLLHDLATIAMVLMEYRNAIGLIDAVTLLPNRQRLIDDISHITDIHEPYLLILIDTIDISYAYEMGCALGMPTVEGLLKDIGVFLRLSLNSSDNLYSAAVGRFALLVKADRKDQVLAELDACAERIHESIASHIPLKLELFVGYTEFQIPAKEPQQILRESMSALRTAITKNIRQFAYDPEADKAQQIAFTLLNELADVLQNKKPGLYLVYQPKLSIKTNTVIGAEALIRWRHPELGEIYPDQFIPLAEGTTLMRPLTDWVTREAACQVKQWRQEGLTFPVSINVSARNFSENDFIPRLITILENHGLTPQDIDIECVETQDIIGSTETLATIQTLQQLGFTIALDDFGTGYSNLSYLRNIPSTVIKLDKSLIKDIKTDRKSRVIVQSIISMLHKLNYIVLAEGVENKETLEHLARFGCDEVQGYYFSRPIPPDAFTAWLAARSSQTSA